Proteins found in one Paludisphaera rhizosphaerae genomic segment:
- a CDS encoding glycoside hydrolase family 43 protein, with the protein MKTLRSRLAVIALPALLLAITSDPVCAQEKAASTTTTFRNPLKVHGADPWLMYHDGWYYLATTTGRDVQLRKARRLGDLKQAPDQVVWKDSDPTRNRDVWAPEFHRLDGGSGPRWYLYFTASDGKEPNHRMYVVESAGDDPMGPYTFKARLQTDPKDEYYAIDGTVMKMPNGASYFVWCGRPSPTGQGLYISRMANPWTLFGPRVYLIVDGFGCDFVREGPVALRQGDQGRIFLIYSTCPADTPDYKLGMISIAPDADPMKSASWEQHLRPVFERNDAAGVFGPGHNSFFKSPDGREDWIAYHAKSGTAVTYSDRSTRAQKFTWNQDGTPNLGAPLGVDVDVPAPSGEPTPTP; encoded by the coding sequence ATGAAGACTCTCCGATCACGACTCGCCGTGATCGCGCTGCCAGCCCTGCTGCTCGCGATCACGAGCGATCCCGTCTGCGCCCAGGAAAAAGCAGCTTCAACCACGACGACCTTCCGCAACCCGCTGAAGGTTCACGGCGCCGATCCCTGGCTGATGTATCACGACGGCTGGTATTACCTGGCGACGACCACTGGCCGTGACGTCCAGCTCCGGAAGGCTCGTCGGTTGGGCGACCTCAAGCAGGCCCCCGATCAGGTCGTCTGGAAGGATTCCGACCCAACGCGCAACCGCGACGTCTGGGCCCCGGAATTCCATCGGCTCGACGGCGGTTCGGGCCCTCGGTGGTACCTCTACTTCACGGCGAGCGACGGCAAGGAGCCTAACCACCGGATGTACGTCGTGGAGTCCGCCGGCGACGACCCGATGGGGCCGTACACCTTCAAGGCCAGGCTCCAGACCGATCCCAAGGATGAGTACTACGCGATCGACGGCACCGTCATGAAGATGCCCAACGGCGCGAGCTACTTCGTCTGGTGCGGCCGGCCCAGCCCGACCGGTCAGGGGCTCTACATCAGCCGGATGGCCAACCCGTGGACGCTGTTCGGCCCCCGGGTCTACCTGATCGTCGACGGTTTCGGCTGTGACTTCGTCCGCGAAGGCCCCGTCGCCCTTCGCCAGGGAGACCAGGGCCGCATCTTCCTGATCTACTCGACCTGCCCCGCCGACACCCCCGACTACAAGCTCGGGATGATCTCGATCGCCCCCGATGCCGACCCGATGAAGAGCGCCTCCTGGGAGCAACACCTTCGGCCGGTCTTCGAGAGGAACGACGCGGCCGGCGTCTTCGGGCCGGGCCACAATTCGTTCTTCAAATCGCCGGACGGCCGAGAGGACTGGATCGCCTACCACGCCAAGTCCGGAACGGCCGTCACCTACTCCGATCGTTCGACGCGAGCCCAGAAGTTCACCTGGAACCAGGACGGTACGCCCAACTTGGGAGCCCCTCTGGGCGTGGACGTCGACGTTCCGGCACCCTCTGGTGAACCGACCCCGACGCCCTGA